From a region of the Panicum virgatum strain AP13 chromosome 2K, P.virgatum_v5, whole genome shotgun sequence genome:
- the LOC120690785 gene encoding uncharacterized protein LOC120690785 isoform X1 yields the protein MIQCIILPKSSMGILKFKWFRLPQIFHSVQLHAPIPSIPFLPSPAMASRAGRILPCLEATEPERPPPALTSDIHEEIFVRVASPSDLARASAACISFRRLIGDPRFLRRYRSIHPPLLLGFISSAGFQAAEAPHPSAAIARAVARAADFSFDFVPRPNSLNHWHPCDARGGLVLVDCRRFTEADEEERLSLDFAVCDPLSRGYLLLPPMTDVLLASVELQNQDMFNSGASFIPSGGMEDETSFSVMCWMHSKTKLVVFFFSSGSDRWTVGTSTSWDDLGLHEEVDSLGSCQCVYGCFYWKVNYTNKLLKLDMDTMELSTYDLPPDHDDGDSVIVEAGEGQIAMFSQLGAATPVEYYSLLQNGTDKSHEWHMKRIIPLPAQYTSVCYLSGPAGGYIFLAGTPKEQDAGHSAFFSLEIKSFKIEMVSRKTFPFRYALPYFGLPPSMSPRRIQGYEVISVAGLNGIQVRGSSIDMLLWGS from the exons ATGATTCAGTGCATCATACTCCCCAAATCTTCTATGGgaattttgaaattcaaatggTTTAGACTTCCCCAAATCTTCCACTCCGTCCAGCTCCACGCTCCAATACCCtcgatccccttcctcccttcgCCGGCTATGGCGTCGAGGGCTGGCCGGATCCTCCCCTGCCTCGAAGCCACGGAGccggagcggccgccgccggcccttaCCAGCGACATCCACGAGGAGATCTTCGTACGCGTCGCCTCCCCCAGCGACCTCGCCCGCGCCTCAGCCGCGTGTATCTCCTTCCGCCGCCTCATCGGCGACCCCCGCTTCCTCCGCCGTTACCGCTCCATCCACCCGCCGCTACTCCTCGGCTTCATCAGCTCCGCAGGCTTCCAAGCCGCCGAGGCGCCCCATCCCTCCGCTGCCATCGCCCGCGCGGTCGCACGCGCCGCCGACTTCTCCTTCGACTTCGTCCCTCGCCCCAACAGCTTGAACCACTGGCACCCGTGCGATGCTCGCGGCGGCCTCGTCCTCGTCGACTGCAGGCGCTTCACGGAGGCCGACGAGGAGGAGCGCTTGTCCTTGGACTTCGCGGTATGCGACCCCTTGTCCCGGGGGTACCTGCTGCTGCCTCCCATGACCGACGTCCTGCTCGCCTCCGTCGAGCTCCAGAACCAAGACATGTTCAATTCCGGGGCCTCCTTTATCCCTTCCGGTGGCATGGAGGACGAGACATCATTCAGTGTGATGTGCTGGATGCATTCCAAGACCAAATTGGTGGTGTTTTTCTTCTCTTCAGGCTCTGATCGCTGGACTGTCGGTACATCTACCAGCTGGGATGATTTAGGCTTGCACGAAGAAGTCGACTCGCTGGGTTCATGCCAATGCGTGTATGGCTGCTTCTATTGGAAAGTAAACTACACAAACAAGTTGCTCAAGCTCGACATGGACACTATGGAGTTATCCACATATGACCTCCCTCCTGATCATGATGATGGGGATAGCGTCATTGTAGAGGCAGGGGAAGGCCAAATTGCAATGTTTAGTCAACTTGGTGCGGCCACACCTGTGGAATATTACAGCTTGTTGCAAAATGGCACTGACAAGTCCCATGAGTGGCATATGAAGCGTATCATCCCATTGCCAGCCCAGTATACTAGTGTATGCTACCTTAGCGGTCCAGCTGGAGGATACATTTTCCTAGCAGGCACTCCAAAAGAACAGGATGCAGGACATTCAGCGTTTTTCTCACTTGAGATTAAGTCTTTCAAAATTGAGATGGTCAGTAGGAAAACCTTTCCCTTCCGCTACGCCCTTCCGTATTTTGGTTTGCCTCCATCAATGTCTCCGAGAAGAATTCAAGGATATGAAGTG ATATCAGTTGCAGGGCTAAACGGCATCCAGGTCAGGGGCTCCTCCATTGACATGCTGCTGTGGGGGAGCTAG
- the LOC120690785 gene encoding uncharacterized protein LOC120690785 isoform X3: MIQCIILPKSSMGILKFKWFRLPQIFHSVQLHAPIPSIPFLPSPAMASRAGRILPCLEATEPERPPPALTSDIHEEIFVRVASPSDLARASAACISFRRLIGDPRFLRRYRSIHPPLLLGFISSAGFQAAEAPHPSAAIARAVARAADFSFDFVPRPNSLNHWHPCDARGGLVLVDCRRFTEADEEERLSLDFAVCDPLSRGYLLLPPMTDVLLASVELQNQDMFNSGASFIPSGGMEDETSFSVMCWMHSKTKLVVFFFSSGSDRWTVGTSTSWDDLGLHEEVDSLGSCQCVYGCFYWKVNYTNKLLKLDMDTMELSTYDLPPDHDDGDSVIVEAGEGQIAMFSQLGAATPVEYYSLLQNGTDKSHEWHMKRIIPLPAQYTSVCYLSGPAGGYIFLAGTPKEQDAGHSAFFSLEIKSFKIEMVSRKTFPFRYALPYFGLPPSMSPRRIQGYEVG, translated from the exons ATGATTCAGTGCATCATACTCCCCAAATCTTCTATGGgaattttgaaattcaaatggTTTAGACTTCCCCAAATCTTCCACTCCGTCCAGCTCCACGCTCCAATACCCtcgatccccttcctcccttcgCCGGCTATGGCGTCGAGGGCTGGCCGGATCCTCCCCTGCCTCGAAGCCACGGAGccggagcggccgccgccggcccttaCCAGCGACATCCACGAGGAGATCTTCGTACGCGTCGCCTCCCCCAGCGACCTCGCCCGCGCCTCAGCCGCGTGTATCTCCTTCCGCCGCCTCATCGGCGACCCCCGCTTCCTCCGCCGTTACCGCTCCATCCACCCGCCGCTACTCCTCGGCTTCATCAGCTCCGCAGGCTTCCAAGCCGCCGAGGCGCCCCATCCCTCCGCTGCCATCGCCCGCGCGGTCGCACGCGCCGCCGACTTCTCCTTCGACTTCGTCCCTCGCCCCAACAGCTTGAACCACTGGCACCCGTGCGATGCTCGCGGCGGCCTCGTCCTCGTCGACTGCAGGCGCTTCACGGAGGCCGACGAGGAGGAGCGCTTGTCCTTGGACTTCGCGGTATGCGACCCCTTGTCCCGGGGGTACCTGCTGCTGCCTCCCATGACCGACGTCCTGCTCGCCTCCGTCGAGCTCCAGAACCAAGACATGTTCAATTCCGGGGCCTCCTTTATCCCTTCCGGTGGCATGGAGGACGAGACATCATTCAGTGTGATGTGCTGGATGCATTCCAAGACCAAATTGGTGGTGTTTTTCTTCTCTTCAGGCTCTGATCGCTGGACTGTCGGTACATCTACCAGCTGGGATGATTTAGGCTTGCACGAAGAAGTCGACTCGCTGGGTTCATGCCAATGCGTGTATGGCTGCTTCTATTGGAAAGTAAACTACACAAACAAGTTGCTCAAGCTCGACATGGACACTATGGAGTTATCCACATATGACCTCCCTCCTGATCATGATGATGGGGATAGCGTCATTGTAGAGGCAGGGGAAGGCCAAATTGCAATGTTTAGTCAACTTGGTGCGGCCACACCTGTGGAATATTACAGCTTGTTGCAAAATGGCACTGACAAGTCCCATGAGTGGCATATGAAGCGTATCATCCCATTGCCAGCCCAGTATACTAGTGTATGCTACCTTAGCGGTCCAGCTGGAGGATACATTTTCCTAGCAGGCACTCCAAAAGAACAGGATGCAGGACATTCAGCGTTTTTCTCACTTGAGATTAAGTCTTTCAAAATTGAGATGGTCAGTAGGAAAACCTTTCCCTTCCGCTACGCCCTTCCGTATTTTGGTTTGCCTCCATCAATGTCTCCGAGAAGAATTCAAGGATATGAAGTG GGCTAA
- the LOC120690785 gene encoding uncharacterized protein LOC120690785 isoform X2, giving the protein MIQCIILPKSSMGILKFKWFRLPQIFHSVQLHAPIPSIPFLPSPAMASRAGRILPCLEATEPERPPPALTSDIHEEIFVRVASPSDLARASAACISFRRLIGDPRFLRRYRSIHPPLLLGFISSAGFQAAEAPHPSAAIARAVARAADFSFDFVPRPNSLNHWHPCDARGGLVLVDCRRFTEADEEERLSLDFAVCDPLSRGYLLLPPMTDVLLASVELQNQDMFNSGASFIPSGGMEDETSFSVMCWMHSKTKLVVFFFSSGSDRWTVGTSTSWDDLGLHEEVDSLGSCQCVYGCFYWKVNYTNKLLKLDMDTMELSTYDLPPDHDDGDSVIVEAGEGQIAMFSQLGAATPVEYYSLLQNGTDKSHEWHMKRIIPLPAQYTSVCYLSGPAGGYIFLAGTPKEQDAGHSAFFSLEIKSFKIEMVSRKTFPFRYALPYFGLPPSMSPRRIQGYEVLQG; this is encoded by the exons ATGATTCAGTGCATCATACTCCCCAAATCTTCTATGGgaattttgaaattcaaatggTTTAGACTTCCCCAAATCTTCCACTCCGTCCAGCTCCACGCTCCAATACCCtcgatccccttcctcccttcgCCGGCTATGGCGTCGAGGGCTGGCCGGATCCTCCCCTGCCTCGAAGCCACGGAGccggagcggccgccgccggcccttaCCAGCGACATCCACGAGGAGATCTTCGTACGCGTCGCCTCCCCCAGCGACCTCGCCCGCGCCTCAGCCGCGTGTATCTCCTTCCGCCGCCTCATCGGCGACCCCCGCTTCCTCCGCCGTTACCGCTCCATCCACCCGCCGCTACTCCTCGGCTTCATCAGCTCCGCAGGCTTCCAAGCCGCCGAGGCGCCCCATCCCTCCGCTGCCATCGCCCGCGCGGTCGCACGCGCCGCCGACTTCTCCTTCGACTTCGTCCCTCGCCCCAACAGCTTGAACCACTGGCACCCGTGCGATGCTCGCGGCGGCCTCGTCCTCGTCGACTGCAGGCGCTTCACGGAGGCCGACGAGGAGGAGCGCTTGTCCTTGGACTTCGCGGTATGCGACCCCTTGTCCCGGGGGTACCTGCTGCTGCCTCCCATGACCGACGTCCTGCTCGCCTCCGTCGAGCTCCAGAACCAAGACATGTTCAATTCCGGGGCCTCCTTTATCCCTTCCGGTGGCATGGAGGACGAGACATCATTCAGTGTGATGTGCTGGATGCATTCCAAGACCAAATTGGTGGTGTTTTTCTTCTCTTCAGGCTCTGATCGCTGGACTGTCGGTACATCTACCAGCTGGGATGATTTAGGCTTGCACGAAGAAGTCGACTCGCTGGGTTCATGCCAATGCGTGTATGGCTGCTTCTATTGGAAAGTAAACTACACAAACAAGTTGCTCAAGCTCGACATGGACACTATGGAGTTATCCACATATGACCTCCCTCCTGATCATGATGATGGGGATAGCGTCATTGTAGAGGCAGGGGAAGGCCAAATTGCAATGTTTAGTCAACTTGGTGCGGCCACACCTGTGGAATATTACAGCTTGTTGCAAAATGGCACTGACAAGTCCCATGAGTGGCATATGAAGCGTATCATCCCATTGCCAGCCCAGTATACTAGTGTATGCTACCTTAGCGGTCCAGCTGGAGGATACATTTTCCTAGCAGGCACTCCAAAAGAACAGGATGCAGGACATTCAGCGTTTTTCTCACTTGAGATTAAGTCTTTCAAAATTGAGATGGTCAGTAGGAAAACCTTTCCCTTCCGCTACGCCCTTCCGTATTTTGGTTTGCCTCCATCAATGTCTCCGAGAAGAATTCAAGGATATGAAGTG TTGCAGGGCTAA
- the LOC120690785 gene encoding uncharacterized protein LOC120690785 isoform X4 gives MSLPIRRFPEAPAPPRRPAALPVDLLEEILLRIACPADLARASAACATFRRLVADATFLRRYRSLHPPLLLGFIESVSSGFQPAEAPHPNAAAARSVACPADGFSFDYLPPTRWNWNLWDACDVRDGRVLLKSSPMCMMGYGGINFPELVVCDPLFRRYRLLPPIPDDLLASVHVQQQNFPSFEAFLVPSGEEEDEASFRVIGRAHHSIKSVVFVFSSGSGLWSVGTTWDDLNLGASILLCRCYAYGYIYWKVMRANKLFKLDINRMNFSIIDLPPHYDERDVIIVEAGEGRVGVFSHIKFATSVYHAIQEKEGNIADGCQLEMITHLPASYDFYMVGAAEGYICFVGFPKDRRVDAASFSLQVKTLKIEMVCRMMFQSFYIHPYFGYPPSMSPRRI, from the coding sequence ATGTCGCTGCCGATCCGCCGCTTCCCCGaggccccggcgccgccccggAGGCCGGCCGCACTCCCCGTCGACCTCCTGGAGGAGATCCTCCTCCGGATCGCCTGCCCCGCGGACCTcgcccgcgcctccgccgcgtgcGCCACCttccgccgcctcgtcgccgaCGCCACGTTCCTCCGCCGGTACCGCTCCCTCcacccgccgctcctcctcggcTTCATCGAGTCCGTGTCCTCTGGCTTCCAACCCGCCGAGGCGCCCCaccccaacgccgccgccgcgcgctccgtcGCCTGCCCCGCCGACGGCTTCTCCTTCGACTACCTCCCTCCCACCAGATGGAATTGGAACCTGTGGGACGCCTGCGACGTCCGCGACGGCCGCGTCCTCCTCAAGAGCAGCCCTATGTGCATGATGGGCTATGGGGGCATCAACTTCCCGGAACTCGTCGTGTGCGACCCCTTGTTCCGGCGGTACCGGCTGCTGCCTCCCATTCCCGACGACCTCCTCGCCTCCGTCCATGTTCAGCAGCAGAATTTTCCATCGTTCGAGGCCTTCCTTGTTCCATCTGGagaagaggaggatgaggcatcGTTCAGAGTGATTGGCAGGGCGCATCACTCGATCAAGTCTGTGGTATTTGTCTTCTCTTCAGGCTCTGGCTTATGGAGTGTCGGCACCACGTGGGACGATCTTAACTTAGGAGCCTCCATACTTCTTTGTCGCTGTTATGCGTATGGCTACATCTACTGGAAAGTGATGCGGGCCAACAAGTTATTCAAGCTTGACATCAACAGAATGAATTTCTCCATCATTGACCTCCCGCCTCACTATGACGAGCGTGATGTTATCATTGTGGAGGCAGGAGAAGGCAGGGTTGGGGTGTTTAGCCATATTAAGTTTGCCACGTCTGTGTATCATGCCATTCAGGAAAAGGAGGGCAATATTGCTGATGGGTGCCAGTTGGAGATGATAACACACTTACCTGCCAGTTATGATTTTTACATGGTTGGTGCAGCTGAAGGGTACATATGCTTTGTAGGATTTCCAAAAGATCGCAGGGTAGATGCAGCAAGCTTCTCACTTCAGGTTAAGACATTGAAGATTGAGATGGTCTGTAGGATGATGTTCCAGTCATTTTATATTCATCCGTATTTCGGTTACCCACCATCCATGTCGCCGAGAAGGATATGA
- the LOC120690833 gene encoding putative F-box/LRR-repeat protein At5g02700 isoform X2 has protein sequence MAAALPDRCLRHRHGADRIGELPDDLLHQILHRVASTPAAVRTGVLSRRWRRLWADLTELRLDSVLAPVPGIGTVDGALDACCVPTVTRLSVSLDHLPPWGSGLSADRVAPWLRFASRRVAGDLCILLPPAAAGGAVVVEEDLRLPVCERVTEITLWLGYRFRLRMPAAGTFAALTFVNIRDARMDSRELEQFVSCGCPRLEELAVRLPPFLAESVVCIRSESLRRLDYHIKNTRRLEVAAPSLERLSMSNADRAYITAPELGEVAWEDDSFNPLRHQFTETGRRLRRLVLTLSSTTAELLQRFYNVDQLIVDILIPHGGDGYKSFLENVDMLPCCDVLVVQSTSTSHCSIPSLLHLLRSSTGVKK, from the exons ATGGCCGCGGCCCTTCCCGACCGCTGCCTCCGCCATCGGCACGGGGCGGACCGCATCGGCGAACTCCCCGACGATCTCCTCCACCAGATCCTGCACCGCGTCGCCTCCACCCCCGCTGCGGTGCGCACCGGCGTCCTctcccgccgctggcgccgcctctGGGCCGACCTCACCGAGCTCCGCCTCGACTCCGTCCTCGCGCCGGTCCCGGGCATCGGCACCGTCGACGGCGCGCTCGACGCCTGCTGCGTGCCGACCGTGACGCGCCTCAGCGTGTCCCTGGACCACCTGCCGCCCTGGGGCAGCGGCCTTTCGGCCGACCGCGTCGCCCCCTGGCTGCGCTTCGCCTCGCGGCGCGTCGCGGGGGACCTCTGCATCCTGCTgccaccagcggcggcgggcggtgcggtggtggtggaggaggatcTGCGTCTCCCCGTGTGCGAGAGGGTCACGGAGATCACGCTGTGGCTCGGGTACCGCTTCCGGCTCCGGATGCCGGCGGCCGGCACGTTCGCGGCGCTGACCTTCGTGAACATACGCGACGCGCGCATGGACAGCCGCGAGCTGGAGCAATTCGTGTCCTGCGGGTGCCCGCGCCTGGAGGAGCTCGCCGTCCGGCTGCCCCCGTTCCTCGCCGAGTCCGTCGTCTGCATCCGCTCGGAGTCGCTAAGACGGCTCGACTACCACATCAAGAACACGCGGCGGCTGGAGGTTGCCGCCCCAAGTCTCGAGCGGCTGTCCATGTCGAACGCCGACAGGGCTTACATCACCGCGCCGGAGTTGGGGGAAGTCGCTTGGGAGGACGACAGCTTCAACCCGCTTAGACACCAGTTTACTGAGACCGGGCGTCGTCTCCGGCGGCTGGTACTCACCTTGAGTTCAACGACGGCGGAGCTACTGCAGCGATTCTACAATGTCGATCAGCTGATAGTAGATATCTTGATTCCACAT GGGGGAGATGGTTACAAGAGCTTCTTGGAGAATGTGGACATGCTTCCCTGTTGTGATGTCTTGGTGGTACAATCAACAAGTACTTCCCATTGTTCCATACCAAGTTTGCTGCATCTCCTCAGGAGTTCCACTGGTGTAAAGAA GTGA
- the LOC120690833 gene encoding putative F-box/LRR-repeat protein At5g02700 isoform X1 — protein sequence MAAALPDRCLRHRHGADRIGELPDDLLHQILHRVASTPAAVRTGVLSRRWRRLWADLTELRLDSVLAPVPGIGTVDGALDACCVPTVTRLSVSLDHLPPWGSGLSADRVAPWLRFASRRVAGDLCILLPPAAAGGAVVVEEDLRLPVCERVTEITLWLGYRFRLRMPAAGTFAALTFVNIRDARMDSRELEQFVSCGCPRLEELAVRLPPFLAESVVCIRSESLRRLDYHIKNTRRLEVAAPSLERLSMSNADRAYITAPELGEVAWEDDSFNPLRHQFTETGRRLRRLVLTLSSTTAELLQRFYNVDQLIVDILIPHGGDGYKSFLENVDMLPCCDVLVVQSTSTSHCSIPSLLHLLRSSTGVKKFVVYLEFKVNGLCRLLGCPCDSPKGRRTGDINLYLLDEVEINLISDEVSSDAQAEFVELLLGCNAPVLKKVVINRSCTCPFIREDMCEKICEICLLSNKFEFSVVREGDEWEESCSTMVIHISAKRHLAVELIPFADLLEHEMSHVQ from the exons ATGGCCGCGGCCCTTCCCGACCGCTGCCTCCGCCATCGGCACGGGGCGGACCGCATCGGCGAACTCCCCGACGATCTCCTCCACCAGATCCTGCACCGCGTCGCCTCCACCCCCGCTGCGGTGCGCACCGGCGTCCTctcccgccgctggcgccgcctctGGGCCGACCTCACCGAGCTCCGCCTCGACTCCGTCCTCGCGCCGGTCCCGGGCATCGGCACCGTCGACGGCGCGCTCGACGCCTGCTGCGTGCCGACCGTGACGCGCCTCAGCGTGTCCCTGGACCACCTGCCGCCCTGGGGCAGCGGCCTTTCGGCCGACCGCGTCGCCCCCTGGCTGCGCTTCGCCTCGCGGCGCGTCGCGGGGGACCTCTGCATCCTGCTgccaccagcggcggcgggcggtgcggtggtggtggaggaggatcTGCGTCTCCCCGTGTGCGAGAGGGTCACGGAGATCACGCTGTGGCTCGGGTACCGCTTCCGGCTCCGGATGCCGGCGGCCGGCACGTTCGCGGCGCTGACCTTCGTGAACATACGCGACGCGCGCATGGACAGCCGCGAGCTGGAGCAATTCGTGTCCTGCGGGTGCCCGCGCCTGGAGGAGCTCGCCGTCCGGCTGCCCCCGTTCCTCGCCGAGTCCGTCGTCTGCATCCGCTCGGAGTCGCTAAGACGGCTCGACTACCACATCAAGAACACGCGGCGGCTGGAGGTTGCCGCCCCAAGTCTCGAGCGGCTGTCCATGTCGAACGCCGACAGGGCTTACATCACCGCGCCGGAGTTGGGGGAAGTCGCTTGGGAGGACGACAGCTTCAACCCGCTTAGACACCAGTTTACTGAGACCGGGCGTCGTCTCCGGCGGCTGGTACTCACCTTGAGTTCAACGACGGCGGAGCTACTGCAGCGATTCTACAATGTCGATCAGCTGATAGTAGATATCTTGATTCCACAT GGGGGAGATGGTTACAAGAGCTTCTTGGAGAATGTGGACATGCTTCCCTGTTGTGATGTCTTGGTGGTACAATCAACAAGTACTTCCCATTGTTCCATACCAAGTTTGCTGCATCTCCTCAGGAGTTCCACTGGTGTAAAGAAGTTTGTGGTTTACTTGGAGTTCA AGGTGAATGGTCTGTGCAGATTATTGGGCTGCCCATGTGATTCTCCAAAGGGCCGCAGAACTGGTGACATCAACCTATATTTACTTGATGAGGTAGAGATCAATCTGATATCAGACGAAGTATCCTCAGATGCACAGGCTGAATTTGTGGAGCTGCTACTCGGATGCAATGCGCCAGTGCTAAAAAAGGTGGTCATCAACAGGTCGTGCACCTGCCCTTTCATAAGGGAGGATATGTGCGAGAAGATCTGCGAAATTTGTCTCCTGAgtaacaagtttgaattcagtGTTGTTCGTGAGGGAGATGAGTGGGAGGAATCCTGCTCCACTATGGTGATACACATCAGTGCAAAGCGCCACTTAGCTGTAGAGCTGATCCCCTTTGCCGATTTGCTTGAACATGAGATGAGCCATGTGCAGTGA
- the LOC120690853 gene encoding uncharacterized protein LOC120690853, which translates to MGEPSIAPFPFGASTLAGASSEVVIAELHRLAIIFFPGIEVSPKFSQVLLPLLQGQGQTRAQASPRPLYSNLWHLTRVLAIAETEAPTQVEVETEPESVVDDTSLVNQGEPQQEPVFGYFYPVDGGADES; encoded by the exons ATGGGGGAGCCCTCCATAGCTCCTTTCCCATTTGgagcctccaccctcgccggagCTTCGTCGGAGGTCGTCATCGCCGAGCTCCACCGCCTAGCCATCATCTTCTTCCCCGGGATCGAAGTTTCCCCCAAGTTTTCCcaagttcttcttcctctacttCAAGGACAAGGTCAAACCCGAGCTCAAGCTTCCCCAAGGCCGCTCTACTCCAACTTGTGGCACCTCACCAGAGTCCTAGCCATCGCCG AGACCGAAGCGCCAACTCAAGTGGAGGTTGAGACCGAGCCGGAGTCCGTCGTCGACGACACTTCTTTGGTGAACCAAG GTGAGCCTCAGCAGGAGCCCGTCTTTGGGTACTTCTACCCCGTGGACGGTGGAGCGGATGAGAGCTGA